A window from Nitrososphaerales archaeon encodes these proteins:
- a CDS encoding GYD domain-containing protein → MPIYILLSTLTAEGSKTIKERPERILEVNKEIENMGAKVLYQYAVLGPYDFVNVLEAPDNDTIFRISTELSSRGTVKIMSMPALPVSEFISKIKRK, encoded by the coding sequence ATGCCGATCTACATCCTCCTTTCCACTCTTACGGCTGAAGGTAGTAAAACGATTAAGGAGAGGCCAGAAAGAATCCTCGAAGTAAATAAGGAGATTGAGAATATGGGTGCTAAGGTACTATACCAGTATGCGGTATTAGGGCCCTATGATTTCGTTAACGTGTTAGAGGCGCCAGATAATGATACCATATTTCGCATCTCGACAGAGTTATCATCGAGAGGTACAGTGAAGATTATGAGTATGCCTGCGCTCCCGGTAAGTGAGTTTATTTCGAAAATCAAGAGAAAGTAA